The Trichocoleus sp. FACHB-46 region CCTCTGATTCATCTGTCATGAAAGCGATCGCCCAGCCACCTTGTCACTGATTAGGCAGGGGTGGGTCGCAGTCCTGTGGTCATTGCTTGGGAGGCGGAGGAATAATCTCGATGCCGTACTTAGGTGCAGTAGTGAGGATCTTATCTAAGTCTTTAGCATTCAAAGGTGGGGCAGCCGTAATTTGACTATTCACCGCTTTTCCCACTTCGACAATAAATTTCTCAAAGCCAGCAGGTGTCACCCAAACCAACATTTTGGCGGGGACAGAGGTTGTATTGGTAAATTGATGCAGCTGGCCTTTGGGTGAATGGAGGAAGGTTCCAGCCGTTGCCACCAAGGTGCGATCGTCAAGCTGAAATTCAATCTCTCCGTCTTGTACATAGAACGATTCATTTTCTCGGCTGTGCCGATGGGGAGGAGTACCACCTTGAGGCGCAACGATAACCTCACAAAGCGCATAGGCTTCCCCGGTCTCTTCACCAATGGCTTTGAAGGTATAGAGGTCTTGACCAAAGTAGTAAGAACGACCTTGATCCGATTGAACAAAAAGTCCGTTTTGGTTGATTGTCATTGTCGTCTCCCAGTAGACAAGTTGTTACTAACTGGCTCTTGGAAGATTCCAGCGCTGACAGCTCTCTTTTTTCCCTCTCAGGTCACTTCTACAACCGTTTGTATGGCCTTAATTTAAGGGACTAATCCAACTCTGTCGTCCATTCAGAGTCCATACTTGCAGCCACACAACGATCAATCATGAAACAACCTGAAGTATGGGGTTGGCATCCAACTTAAGTTCAGGTTGACAGCCAACTTACTCCCTTCCCACCCAAAGATTAGGGAATAAGTGAAAAGATGAAATTGAGCGTTTTTTGCACTTGGTCTGCTGCCAGAAACTGGTTCGAGGCGAAGAATTGATTCAATTGTTGTTCAATCTGTGCCAGCGTCGTTCCAATTGAAAGCTGATGCAGAAATCGCAAGCGCAGCAAATGAATTACGTATTCAACCAAGTTCAGCTTTGGTGAGTAGGACGGCAAATACAAAAACTCAACTTGAATCGAGTCAGTCAGTCCCATTTGTTCTAGATGCACCGCAAGTTGTGCTTGCATCTTTTGCTTATGAGTCGGATTGTTATCGAGAATAATAGACTTTGTCGGAAATAAAGAGGTCATCAAAACAAGCTAGGGAAGCGCTTCGAGTGACTGGAGTCAGGCACTTTTAAGCTTGCGGTGGCTCAAGCGAAAATTATGCAAACCACAAGCTGTCTCCATGACAGCATCGGCAAAGTGATTCGTTCGACTCCTCAACGGATGCACCACAATATTGCATTGTTTGATGCCACCAATCTGATGTTCGATTTCTACTCGTTCTCGAGAGATCTCCCGATTGCGCTGTTTGTCTGCTTCGCTTAATTCCTGCTTGCGGGGTTTCTTTTGGGGCTGAAAGGTGGTCAGACCCTCTGGCTCATATCCTTGAAAGCCCGTATCCTTCCAAAGCTTGCTGCCGTCTGGAAACTGATACTCTTCCTCATCATAAATAGCTTTGTCATGCTTTTTGCCCTTGTAAGTATCACTCAAAAACGCCACTTTGCCTCGACGCTGACTGATGATGTTGTTCTTGACCGTAAATGTCTTCTTCTTGCTGCTGTAGTATTGCTTGCGCTCGGTTTTGTCTTTGGGGCGGTTGATGCGGCGCTCGGTGCCATCAATGATAAATTCCAGACTCGGGCACTGTGCTATTACCTCCTCTAATCGATAGGGTTCGCGCTCCGGCGACTGCTTCTCGAACCCGAGAGCTTGATTCAATACTCCACTCAGCTTATAGATCCACTCATGCGCTTGAGCTTGACCCATGCCAAATAGGAATCCTTGCACTTCCTGGGTCGGGTACAACCGGAATACATCAAGATGAACAACAACTTGTCGCAGGTCTGCTTCAACTTGGGACTGCGTCCACCGCCATAGCGCCGTTGCCGATCTCGGTTGATATAGTGCTGTTCCACATACCCTTGCCACGCCTGTTCAAAGGCCACTAAAAGCTACTTGAATT contains the following coding sequences:
- a CDS encoding cupin domain-containing protein translates to MTINQNGLFVQSDQGRSYYFGQDLYTFKAIGEETGEAYALCEVIVAPQGGTPPHRHSRENESFYVQDGEIEFQLDDRTLVATAGTFLHSPKGQLHQFTNTTSVPAKMLVWVTPAGFEKFIVEVGKAVNSQITAAPPLNAKDLDKILTTAPKYGIEIIPPPPKQ
- a CDS encoding transposase family protein, whose product is MARVCGTALYQPRSATALWRWTQSQVEADLRQVVVHLDVFRLYPTQEVQGFLFGMGQAQAHEWIYKLSGVLNQALGFEKQSPEREPYRLEEVIAQCPSLEFIIDGTERRINRPKDKTERKQYYSSKKKTFTVKNNIISQRRGKVAFLSDTYKGKKHDKAIYDEEEYQFPDGSKLWKDTGFQGYEPEGLTTFQPQKKPRKQELSEADKQRNREISRERVEIEHQIGGIKQCNIVVHPLRSRTNHFADAVMETACGLHNFRLSHRKLKSA